One genomic window of Halovivax cerinus includes the following:
- a CDS encoding HD domain-containing protein — translation MKVIKDSVHDHIAVDGVARALLDTPALQRLRRISQLGTVSLVYPSANHTRFEHSLGVYHLACEALDQLGIEGVQADRITAASMLHDVGHGPFSHNVEDLIQRHTGRYHDDVHALLSDGEIGTVLHDHDLDPARIADLVAGDGEFGQLVSGELDVDRMDYLVRDAHHTGVPYGTIDHGRLVRELRFVDGELVLGAGNVQAAESLLVARALMNPTVYSHSVARISKAMLRRATETLLDADAVDAETIARMDDYELVVALRQCAASRPLVRRLDDRRLHKRAVWAEIDDVPGGIIEATHETVRRFEREIADRADVPADHVIVDVPERPSMAESTTRVLVNGEVRRLGYQSPLVDALRAAQYAQWRLGVYSPADERDRVGRAALDVLGLDIDGPLVSDVRDGLYTTLDQFTE, via the coding sequence ATGAAGGTCATCAAGGACAGCGTCCACGATCACATCGCCGTGGACGGCGTCGCGCGGGCGCTGCTCGACACCCCGGCGCTGCAGCGGTTACGACGCATCTCCCAGCTCGGCACCGTCTCGCTCGTCTATCCCTCGGCCAACCACACGCGCTTCGAACACAGCCTCGGCGTCTACCACCTCGCCTGTGAGGCCCTGGATCAACTCGGCATCGAAGGCGTCCAGGCGGACCGAATCACGGCGGCGTCCATGCTCCACGACGTCGGACACGGCCCGTTCAGTCACAACGTCGAGGACCTCATCCAGCGCCACACCGGTCGCTACCACGACGACGTTCACGCACTCCTCTCCGACGGCGAGATCGGCACAGTCCTCCACGATCACGACCTCGATCCGGCCCGAATCGCCGATCTCGTCGCTGGTGACGGGGAGTTCGGCCAGCTCGTCTCGGGAGAACTCGACGTCGACCGGATGGACTACCTCGTCCGTGACGCCCACCACACCGGCGTTCCCTACGGGACGATCGATCACGGTCGCCTCGTCCGCGAACTTCGGTTCGTCGACGGCGAACTCGTCCTCGGAGCGGGAAACGTCCAGGCCGCCGAGAGTCTACTCGTCGCCCGGGCGCTGATGAATCCGACCGTCTATAGCCACAGTGTCGCCCGAATCAGCAAAGCGATGCTGCGGCGGGCGACCGAGACGCTGCTCGACGCGGATGCGGTGGACGCCGAAACGATCGCTCGAATGGACGATTACGAACTCGTCGTCGCCCTGCGTCAGTGTGCGGCGAGTCGACCGCTCGTTCGCAGACTCGACGACCGACGGCTGCACAAACGGGCCGTGTGGGCCGAAATCGACGACGTGCCCGGTGGAATCATCGAGGCGACGCACGAGACCGTCCGTCGATTCGAGCGCGAGATCGCCGATCGGGCCGACGTACCGGCCGATCACGTGATCGTCGACGTGCCGGAGCGTCCGTCGATGGCGGAATCGACGACGCGCGTCCTCGTCAACGGGGAGGTTCGCCGACTCGGCTACCAGTCCCCGCTCGTCGACGCGCTCCGTGCGGCCCAGTACGCCCAGTGGCGTCTCGGCGTCTACTCCCCCGCCGACGAACGCGATCGCGTCGGACGAGCCGCCCTCGACGTGCTCGGTCTCGACATCGACGGACCGCTGGTGAGCGACGTCCGCGACGGCCTCTACACGACCCTCGATCAGTTCACAGAGTGA
- a CDS encoding Gfo/Idh/MocA family protein — translation MTLDVGILGYRFMGRAHANALARLPMFFPETPAVNRDVLIGRDEAALEDARSRLGFDRTATDWRSVVDDVDVFYNLGPNFLHAEPSIAALEAGVPVFSEKPLAATLADAEAMTEAARSAGVPTACGFNYRFVPAIRYARELIRDGELGEIRTVRGRYLQDWLVDPEAPWSWRTDAELAGSGALGDLGAHTVDLVRFLVGDAPGGGEIDRVSGHLRTAVDERPVEGSGEMRSVTVDDDYTAQLAFTDGAIGVLEGSRIAPGHTNDHRIEIHGSEGSLGFSLERLNELEVLRPENRGFETILVTDEDDPYVDHWWPPGHVLGWEHTFVHENAAFLQAVADGTSFDPSFDAGLAAQRVLASIEASDERGTWEPVPELDGP, via the coding sequence ATGACGCTCGACGTCGGCATCCTGGGGTATCGATTCATGGGCCGGGCGCACGCGAACGCACTGGCACGTCTTCCGATGTTCTTTCCCGAGACTCCGGCCGTTAATCGGGACGTCCTGATCGGTCGCGACGAGGCGGCGCTCGAAGACGCTCGATCGCGACTCGGGTTCGACCGAACGGCGACGGACTGGCGATCCGTCGTCGACGACGTCGACGTTTTCTACAATCTGGGACCGAATTTTCTCCACGCCGAGCCATCCATCGCCGCGCTCGAAGCGGGTGTGCCCGTCTTCTCAGAGAAGCCGCTCGCGGCGACGCTCGCGGACGCGGAGGCGATGACTGAGGCGGCGCGTTCGGCGGGCGTCCCCACGGCGTGTGGCTTCAACTACCGGTTCGTCCCGGCGATCCGGTACGCGCGCGAACTGATCAGGGACGGCGAACTCGGCGAGATTCGAACGGTACGGGGACGCTACCTCCAGGACTGGCTCGTCGATCCTGAAGCGCCGTGGTCGTGGCGTACCGATGCAGAACTGGCGGGATCCGGTGCGCTCGGCGATCTCGGCGCGCACACGGTCGATCTCGTACGGTTTCTCGTCGGTGACGCACCTGGCGGCGGAGAGATCGACCGCGTGAGCGGCCACCTGCGTACGGCGGTCGACGAGCGCCCGGTCGAGGGCTCCGGTGAGATGCGATCAGTCACCGTCGACGACGACTACACCGCCCAGCTCGCGTTCACCGATGGCGCGATCGGAGTCCTCGAAGGGTCCCGGATCGCCCCCGGGCACACGAACGATCACAGGATCGAGATCCACGGGAGCGAGGGCAGTCTCGGGTTCTCGCTCGAACGGCTCAACGAACTCGAGGTGCTGCGCCCAGAGAATCGAGGGTTCGAGACGATTCTCGTGACCGACGAGGACGACCCCTACGTCGACCACTGGTGGCCGCCCGGGCACGTCCTCGGGTGGGAACACACCTTCGTCCACGAGAACGCCGCCTTCCTGCAGGCGGTCGCGGATGGAACGTCGTTCGATCCTTCGTTCGACGCCGGACTGGCGGCCCAACGGGTACTGGCGTCGATCGAAGCGAGCGACGAACGTGGCACGTGGGAACCGGTACCCGAGTTGGATGGGCCGTAG
- a CDS encoding sugar phosphate isomerase/epimerase family protein, with amino-acid sequence MDLGVHTPALADRSFADALAFLADRGVTAVEPGVGGFPGEDHLRRETYLDDESARDDLRRTLDEHGMFISALATHNNPLHPDDERAARADTELRETIRLADHLDVETVTCFSGLPAGGPNDETPNWITAPWPPEHASALSYQWDLAIDYWSELAAYADDHGVDVAIEAHPNMLVYEPTGVLRLREETTDRIGANLDPSHFYWQGISITDAIRYLGDHDAIHHVHAKDTRRYDANARVRGVLDTTPFEDESERSWLFRTVGYGHGARHWKDVISTLRLVGYDGAISIEHEDSLTDSVDGLEKAIEFLAPIVFRADADSPFWTEGVE; translated from the coding sequence ATGGATCTCGGTGTCCACACGCCAGCACTGGCCGACCGGTCGTTCGCCGACGCACTCGCGTTTCTGGCCGACCGCGGCGTGACCGCGGTCGAACCGGGCGTCGGTGGGTTTCCCGGGGAGGACCACCTGCGCCGGGAGACCTATCTGGACGACGAGAGCGCACGGGACGACCTCCGCCGGACGCTAGACGAGCACGGTATGTTCATCAGCGCGCTGGCGACGCACAACAATCCGCTTCACCCGGACGACGAGCGGGCGGCGCGCGCCGATACCGAACTGCGAGAGACGATCCGCCTGGCGGACCACCTCGACGTAGAGACCGTGACGTGCTTCTCCGGCCTCCCGGCGGGCGGGCCGAACGACGAGACTCCCAACTGGATCACGGCCCCCTGGCCGCCCGAGCACGCCTCGGCGCTGTCCTACCAGTGGGACCTGGCGATCGACTACTGGTCGGAGCTCGCTGCGTACGCCGACGATCACGGAGTCGACGTCGCGATCGAAGCACACCCGAACATGCTCGTCTACGAACCGACGGGCGTGCTCCGGTTACGCGAGGAGACCACAGATCGTATCGGCGCCAACCTCGATCCGTCTCACTTCTACTGGCAGGGGATCTCGATCACGGACGCGATCCGGTACCTCGGCGACCACGACGCGATTCACCACGTCCACGCGAAAGACACCCGCAGGTACGACGCGAACGCGCGCGTGCGTGGCGTGCTCGACACGACGCCGTTCGAAGACGAGTCAGAGCGGTCCTGGTTGTTTCGAACCGTCGGCTACGGGCACGGCGCCCGCCACTGGAAAGACGTGATCTCGACGCTGCGACTGGTCGGCTACGACGGCGCGATCAGCATCGAACACGAGGATTCACTGACTGATTCGGTCGACGGCCTCGAGAAGGCGATCGAGTTCCTGGCGCCGATCGTCTTCCGAGCGGACGCCGACTCGCCGTTCTGGACCGAGGGTGTCGAGTGA
- a CDS encoding Gfo/Idh/MocA family protein: MKGVRRRSNACAGPAAIMTRDRSTVRTGIVGLGNIGQYHAQRLLDIGVTLVGGVDIDPRARERFESRYDVPTYDRGEPLYEDADAVVVTTPNEYHEPYAVEALERDIHVLLEKPLAHTVDSADRIVAAEAASDAFCMVGFNNRFSNTAGVVRDRIERGELGVVRHVEANYVRRRGVPGRGTWFTHQERAGGGALIDLGVHAIDLALYLLGFPTPSVVLGMARSDFGRRDDYVFLEMWGEDAGGDAFDVDDSASAFVRTDGDQTISLEVAWATNRPATHEFVVHGTKAAARFDLIDHELTIHRARTNGPAALEDTSVRTRDVDTHREEQQAFFDAILDDVDVSNVDQALTVQRVIQAIYRSSERGDAVSIE; encoded by the coding sequence ATCAAAGGTGTTCGCCGTCGTAGCAACGCATGCGCCGGCCCCGCCGCCATCATGACACGAGATCGATCGACCGTTCGGACGGGGATCGTCGGGCTCGGGAACATCGGCCAGTACCACGCCCAGCGATTGCTGGATATCGGCGTGACGCTCGTCGGCGGGGTCGACATCGATCCGCGTGCACGAGAGCGCTTCGAAAGCCGGTACGACGTCCCGACGTACGACCGTGGTGAACCGCTCTACGAGGACGCAGACGCGGTCGTCGTCACGACGCCGAACGAATATCACGAACCCTACGCGGTCGAAGCGCTCGAACGCGACATCCACGTGCTCCTGGAGAAGCCGCTCGCTCACACGGTCGACAGCGCCGATCGCATCGTGGCAGCCGAAGCGGCATCCGACGCCTTCTGCATGGTCGGGTTCAACAATCGCTTCTCGAACACCGCCGGAGTCGTCCGCGATCGGATCGAACGCGGCGAACTCGGCGTGGTACGACACGTCGAGGCGAACTACGTTCGGCGACGAGGGGTCCCCGGCCGGGGGACGTGGTTCACCCACCAGGAACGGGCCGGAGGCGGTGCACTGATCGACCTCGGCGTCCACGCAATCGACCTCGCCCTGTACCTCCTCGGCTTTCCGACCCCGTCCGTCGTGCTCGGAATGGCCCGATCGGACTTCGGGCGGCGAGACGATTACGTGTTCCTCGAGATGTGGGGCGAAGACGCGGGTGGGGACGCGTTCGACGTGGACGATTCCGCGAGCGCGTTCGTCCGGACCGACGGCGACCAGACGATCTCGCTGGAGGTCGCGTGGGCGACCAACCGCCCGGCGACGCACGAGTTCGTCGTTCACGGGACGAAGGCAGCGGCCAGGTTCGATCTCATCGATCACGAGTTGACCATCCACCGCGCGCGAACGAACGGACCCGCAGCCCTCGAAGACACGTCGGTCAGGACGCGGGATGTCGACACCCATCGGGAAGAACAGCAGGCGTTCTTCGACGCCATCCTCGACGACGTCGACGTCTCGAACGTCGACCAGGCCCTCACGGTACAACGCGTAATCCAGGCGATCTACCGGTCGAGCGAGCGGGGCGACGCGGTATCGATCGAGTAG
- a CDS encoding mechanosensitive ion channel family protein, producing the protein MRGVEPILRELFTSRILSTLPGPLGSVAAENERVVRVLGAIAVLVVGWYASKLVVRLAGRTVAQRIERPSVTRSVLRAIRLSVVGLALVVAAGVLGVGNVEILLSVGVLSAVLAVVLAPLIGSLIHGLFILTDRPFEIGDMIELVDQEHVGFVEDITIRYTKIVTLQNTILVVPNSDIHERDVLNYSAEDERTRVSIEFEITYESDLDRAITLAERAARSVDVVVSGGPDVRVGSARYAAGPLCDVQSYADSGIALTLRFWVKEPYKLTRARSAVARAVRAKFADAAVEFAYPHRQLVFEDAAARTTVARSEEGSSDATDERSE; encoded by the coding sequence ATGCGAGGCGTCGAACCGATCCTTCGGGAGCTTTTCACGTCGAGGATCCTTTCAACGCTGCCCGGCCCGCTCGGATCCGTAGCGGCCGAAAACGAACGCGTAGTTCGTGTTCTCGGTGCGATCGCCGTCCTCGTCGTGGGATGGTACGCCTCGAAACTGGTCGTGCGTCTCGCCGGCCGAACCGTCGCCCAGCGGATCGAACGCCCCAGCGTCACGCGATCCGTCTTGCGGGCGATTCGTCTCTCGGTCGTCGGCCTGGCCCTGGTCGTCGCCGCCGGCGTCCTCGGAGTCGGCAACGTCGAGATCCTGCTCTCCGTCGGTGTCCTCTCTGCCGTCCTGGCCGTCGTCCTCGCTCCACTCATCGGTAGTCTCATCCACGGCCTGTTCATCCTCACCGACCGACCGTTCGAGATCGGTGACATGATCGAACTCGTCGACCAGGAACACGTCGGCTTCGTCGAAGACATCACGATCCGGTACACGAAGATCGTCACCCTCCAGAACACCATCCTCGTCGTACCCAACAGCGACATCCACGAGCGAGACGTCCTGAACTACTCGGCCGAAGACGAGCGAACCCGGGTCTCGATCGAGTTCGAGATCACCTACGAGAGCGACCTCGACCGGGCGATCACGCTCGCCGAACGAGCGGCCCGGTCGGTCGACGTGGTCGTCAGCGGCGGGCCGGACGTGCGTGTCGGGAGCGCGCGGTACGCTGCTGGGCCGCTCTGTGACGTCCAGTCGTACGCCGATAGCGGTATCGCGTTGACGCTTCGGTTCTGGGTAAAGGAACCCTACAAGCTGACGCGCGCCAGATCGGCCGTCGCACGGGCCGTTCGAGCGAAATTCGCTGACGCGGCCGTCGAATTCGCCTATCCGCACCGCCAGCTCGTGTTCGAAGACGCAGCGGCCAGAACGACTGTCGCCCGATCCGAAGAGGGTTCGAGTGACGCGACCGACGAACGATCCGAGTGA
- a CDS encoding universal stress protein, which translates to MTLIVAPVRFPLDHRSKATLERAIELMDEREADLTVLHVNLYQNGHSVTRRELKEAVERAFGPIGTARFVVRTGFLVEESILDEVAAEDADVVVVGREQRTLWRRLLRRLTNNPNIVEYLQHNLDCEVVTAEAAPS; encoded by the coding sequence ATGACGTTAATCGTGGCCCCGGTTCGATTTCCTCTCGACCATCGTTCGAAGGCCACACTGGAGCGTGCGATCGAACTGATGGACGAACGCGAAGCGGATCTGACGGTGCTACACGTCAACCTCTATCAGAACGGCCACAGCGTCACCCGTCGCGAGCTCAAAGAGGCGGTCGAACGGGCGTTCGGCCCCATCGGCACGGCGCGCTTCGTCGTCCGGACCGGTTTCCTCGTCGAAGAGAGCATCCTCGACGAAGTCGCCGCGGAAGACGCGGACGTCGTCGTGGTCGGTCGAGAACAGCGGACACTGTGGCGACGGCTCCTCCGTCGACTAACGAACAACCCGAACATCGTCGAGTACCTCCAGCACAACCTCGACTGCGAAGTCGTCACCGCAGAAGCGGCTCCCTCCTGA
- a CDS encoding DUF5816 domain-containing protein: MEPIETDAAGTLYLSRSDGDRGSKGPFFGVYATRTGDDKFGWFCSACESVDTAMDAMGRIQCNECGNLRKPTEWDAAHE; encoded by the coding sequence ATGGAACCGATCGAAACGGACGCTGCGGGGACGTTATACCTGTCACGGTCGGACGGCGACCGCGGATCGAAGGGACCCTTCTTCGGTGTCTACGCCACTCGAACCGGTGACGACAAATTCGGGTGGTTCTGTAGCGCCTGTGAATCGGTCGACACGGCGATGGACGCCATGGGTCGCATTCAGTGCAACGAGTGTGGCAACCTCCGAAAACCAACCGAGTGGGATGCCGCCCACGAGTGA
- a CDS encoding DUF7116 family protein, protein MGSGTTPLAERARSIFTELGYAVDGDGSDFRAERAWKVVHVSTTASVDDDATDGYRCFVAEPDDASDLQHRLERRQPAYEWAIIVADGDDYQVERAPPVSA, encoded by the coding sequence ATGGGTTCCGGTACCACGCCACTCGCCGAACGGGCACGATCGATTTTTACCGAACTCGGATACGCCGTCGACGGAGACGGGTCGGACTTTCGGGCGGAACGCGCGTGGAAGGTCGTCCACGTCAGTACGACGGCGTCAGTCGACGACGACGCGACGGACGGCTACCGGTGTTTCGTCGCCGAACCCGACGACGCGTCCGACTTACAACACCGGCTCGAGCGACGGCAACCGGCCTACGAGTGGGCCATCATCGTCGCAGACGGCGACGACTACCAGGTCGAGCGCGCACCGCCTGTATCGGCGTAG
- a CDS encoding pyridoxal-phosphate-dependent aminotransferase family protein — translation MGENATSSAEAAPAVAELDPPNRTLMGPGPSDVHPRVLRAMSTPLVGHLDPSFVELMDEVQDLLRYTFRTDNEWTIPVSGTGSAAMEAAFGNLVEPGDTVLVPSNGYFGDRMASMARRAGGDVVTVDAPWGEPLDPADVESALAAHDPDVFGFVHAETSTGVLQPDVPVLTEAAHDHDAFVVADTVTSLGGVELRVDDWNVDVAYAGPQKCLSCPPGASPLTLSDEAMAKVLDRETDPRSWYLDLSLLEGYWGDERAYHHTAPITNVYALREALRLVAEEGIEARWERHERLASALKAGVEAMGLAMNAPDAYWLPSLNAVCVPEGVDDGAICDAVLEGYDLEIAGGLGDLAGEIFRIGCMGHAARPENVVLTVTALGDALAEAGADVDTDAGVRAVRESLR, via the coding sequence ATGGGAGAGAACGCTACGTCGTCGGCCGAAGCGGCTCCGGCTGTCGCCGAGCTCGATCCGCCGAATCGAACACTCATGGGGCCCGGTCCGAGCGACGTTCACCCGCGCGTGTTGCGGGCGATGAGTACGCCACTGGTCGGTCACCTGGACCCCTCGTTCGTCGAGCTGATGGACGAGGTGCAGGACCTGCTCCGGTACACGTTCCGGACGGACAACGAGTGGACGATCCCCGTCTCGGGGACGGGTTCGGCCGCGATGGAGGCGGCGTTCGGAAACCTGGTCGAACCGGGTGACACCGTGCTCGTCCCGTCGAACGGCTACTTCGGCGACCGGATGGCGTCGATGGCTCGTCGCGCCGGGGGCGACGTCGTCACGGTCGACGCGCCGTGGGGCGAACCGCTCGACCCTGCTGACGTCGAGTCGGCACTGGCGGCGCACGATCCGGACGTCTTCGGCTTCGTCCACGCGGAGACGAGCACTGGGGTGTTGCAACCCGACGTACCGGTGCTGACCGAGGCGGCTCACGATCACGACGCCTTCGTCGTCGCCGACACGGTCACGTCTCTCGGCGGCGTCGAACTCCGGGTCGACGACTGGAACGTCGACGTCGCGTACGCCGGTCCGCAGAAGTGTCTCTCCTGCCCCCCGGGCGCGAGTCCCCTGACGCTCTCCGACGAGGCCATGGCGAAGGTACTCGATCGCGAGACGGACCCGCGGTCGTGGTACCTCGACCTCTCACTCCTCGAGGGATACTGGGGTGACGAACGCGCGTATCACCACACCGCGCCGATCACGAACGTCTACGCGCTGCGAGAGGCCCTCCGCCTCGTCGCAGAGGAGGGGATCGAAGCACGGTGGGAGCGTCACGAACGTCTCGCGAGTGCGCTGAAAGCCGGCGTCGAGGCGATGGGCCTCGCGATGAACGCACCGGATGCGTACTGGTTACCGAGCCTGAACGCCGTGTGCGTCCCCGAGGGCGTCGACGACGGGGCGATTTGCGACGCGGTCCTCGAGGGCTACGATCTCGAGATCGCCGGTGGCCTCGGCGATCTGGCAGGCGAGATATTCCGCATCGGCTGTATGGGTCACGCCGCGCGCCCGGAGAACGTCGTGCTCACCGTCACCGCGCTCGGCGACGCGCTGGCGGAGGCGGGCGCCGACGTCGATACGGACGCCGGCGTTCGTGCGGTTCGCGAATCGCTCCGGTAG
- a CDS encoding metal-dependent hydrolase, whose amino-acid sequence MFVGHALFAFAVAALVADRWGWHRRQALAVGIVAGAFATLPDVDVAYAFVGLLRWITTDGALSAPTAFWDASRATHRSVTHSLVTGAIAAASFALLARSLTADRSVPAIGGSLGLVAILLALAIGAGPLAGAMMALFLATGWVLTRLATHRTTLSAPTIGLAALWGLWSHPWGDLFTGEPPAFAFPIETAFVDSRVVISGDPTLHLLGAFAIELATVWLALLALYRLTDRAVIPAIDRRATVGSLYGVTALVATPPTLAVSYHFVYSILGVGFLFGAIKTAPLPSQVRLPIRSSLGPSIPGSRSAALDRLTGRTLADRLGDGSWLSNDDVLDGALTAVAAVTVALATYGVSYVLVVGPS is encoded by the coding sequence GTGTTCGTCGGACACGCCCTGTTCGCGTTCGCCGTCGCCGCCCTCGTCGCCGACCGGTGGGGCTGGCACCGACGCCAGGCGCTCGCCGTCGGGATCGTCGCCGGCGCGTTCGCGACGCTCCCCGACGTCGACGTCGCCTACGCGTTCGTCGGGCTCCTCCGCTGGATCACGACGGACGGAGCGCTCTCTGCGCCCACCGCGTTCTGGGACGCCAGTCGTGCCACCCACCGATCCGTGACCCACTCGCTCGTCACCGGCGCGATCGCAGCCGCATCGTTCGCGTTGCTCGCGCGCTCACTCACGGCCGATCGGTCAGTACCGGCGATTGGTGGTTCGCTCGGACTCGTTGCTATTCTCCTCGCGCTCGCGATCGGAGCGGGACCGCTCGCTGGGGCAATGATGGCGCTCTTCCTGGCGACGGGCTGGGTGCTCACCCGACTGGCCACCCACCGTACCACCCTCTCCGCACCGACGATCGGACTCGCCGCCCTCTGGGGACTGTGGTCGCATCCGTGGGGCGACCTGTTCACTGGCGAGCCACCAGCGTTCGCGTTCCCGATCGAAACCGCGTTCGTCGACTCTCGCGTGGTGATTTCGGGGGATCCGACACTCCACCTCCTCGGGGCGTTCGCGATCGAGCTCGCCACGGTCTGGCTCGCCCTCCTCGCACTCTACCGACTCACCGATCGAGCCGTGATCCCGGCGATCGACCGTCGCGCGACGGTGGGTTCCCTCTACGGCGTCACGGCGCTCGTCGCGACGCCACCGACGCTCGCCGTCTCCTATCACTTCGTGTACTCGATACTCGGCGTCGGGTTCCTCTTCGGGGCGATCAAAACGGCTCCGCTCCCGTCCCAGGTTCGCCTGCCGATCCGTTCGTCGCTCGGCCCGTCGATCCCGGGGAGCCGATCCGCCGCCCTCGACCGACTCACCGGCCGTACTCTCGCCGACAGACTCGGCGACGGCAGCTGGCTATCGAACGACGACGTCCTCGACGGCGCGCTCACCGCGGTCGCGGCCGTCACCGTCGCCCTCGCGACATACGGTGTGAGTTACGTCCTCGTCGTCGGGCCGTCGTAG